The Streptomyces sp. Je 1-332 genome has a window encoding:
- a CDS encoding MFS transporter, with product MQGEGSSVGGTGGIPSATRDTRRRGPVVAALMLAMALAALDSTIVSTAIPQIVGDLGGFSVFSWLFSGYLLAVTVTLPIYGKLSDTFGRKPVLIAGSILFLIGSALCAVAWNMAALIAFRVVQGLGGGALQGTVQTLAADLYPLKERPKIQAKLSTVWAASSIAGPALGGLIAAYADWRWIFLINLPIGAVALWLIVRHLHEPQRAETTRGRTDWAGAFTVFACGGVLLTALVQGGVAWGWLSAPSLALFAGGLLLAGAVVVIERRAAEPIIPGWVWRRRTIAAVNLALGALGLLMVAPTVFLPTYAQSVLGLAPIAAGFVLSVMTLSWPVSAALSQHVYRRLGFRDTALIGISGAALFLFAFPFLPYPGQAWQPALLMLLLGAALGLFQLPLIVGVQSTVGWSERGTATASILFCRQIGQTLGAALFGAVANAVLTSRLGGAGSLDSVAHALENTTDPGAVADPERLRRAVDSAVDTVYVGAGCAAVLALLVLVFLAPRWFPVIGAETPENGEVGGPEGSGKAELAPRESPLNRPAE from the coding sequence ATGCAGGGGGAAGGAAGTTCGGTGGGCGGCACAGGCGGCATACCCTCGGCCACGCGGGACACCCGGCGGCGCGGACCCGTCGTCGCCGCCCTCATGCTCGCCATGGCGCTCGCCGCCCTCGACTCCACGATCGTCTCGACGGCCATCCCGCAGATCGTCGGCGACCTCGGCGGCTTCTCCGTCTTCTCCTGGCTCTTCTCCGGCTATCTGCTCGCCGTCACCGTCACCCTGCCCATCTACGGCAAGCTCTCCGACACCTTCGGCCGCAAGCCCGTCCTCATCGCGGGCAGCATCCTCTTCCTGATCGGCTCGGCCCTGTGCGCCGTGGCCTGGAACATGGCGGCGCTCATCGCCTTCCGCGTCGTCCAGGGGCTGGGCGGCGGCGCGCTCCAGGGGACGGTGCAGACCCTGGCCGCCGACCTCTACCCCCTCAAGGAACGCCCCAAGATCCAGGCGAAGTTGTCCACCGTATGGGCCGCCTCGTCGATCGCGGGGCCCGCGCTCGGCGGCCTGATCGCCGCGTACGCCGACTGGCGCTGGATCTTCCTGATCAACCTGCCCATCGGGGCGGTGGCGCTCTGGCTGATCGTGCGCCACCTGCACGAGCCGCAGCGCGCGGAGACCACCCGCGGGCGCACCGACTGGGCCGGCGCGTTCACCGTCTTCGCCTGCGGCGGCGTCCTGCTCACCGCGCTCGTGCAGGGCGGCGTCGCCTGGGGCTGGCTCTCCGCGCCGTCGCTCGCGCTGTTCGCGGGCGGGCTGCTGCTCGCCGGGGCCGTCGTGGTCATCGAGCGGCGCGCGGCGGAGCCGATCATCCCCGGCTGGGTCTGGCGCAGGCGCACCATCGCCGCGGTCAACCTCGCCCTGGGCGCGCTCGGCCTGCTGATGGTCGCGCCCACCGTCTTCCTGCCGACGTACGCCCAGTCCGTGCTCGGCCTCGCGCCGATCGCCGCCGGGTTCGTGCTCTCCGTGATGACCCTGAGCTGGCCGGTCTCCGCCGCCCTGAGCCAGCACGTCTACCGCAGGCTGGGCTTTCGCGACACGGCGCTCATCGGCATCAGCGGCGCCGCGCTCTTCCTCTTCGCGTTCCCCTTCCTGCCCTACCCGGGGCAGGCCTGGCAGCCGGCGCTGCTCATGCTGCTTCTCGGCGCGGCGCTCGGCCTCTTCCAACTGCCGCTGATCGTCGGGGTGCAGTCCACCGTCGGCTGGTCCGAGCGCGGCACGGCCACCGCCTCCATCCTGTTCTGCCGCCAGATAGGCCAGACCCTGGGCGCCGCCCTCTTCGGCGCGGTCGCCAACGCGGTCCTCACCTCACGGCTCGGCGGCGCGGGCTCCCTGGACTCGGTGGCACACGCCCTGGAGAACACCACGGACCCGGGCGCGGTCGCCGACCCCGAACGGCTGCGCCGCGCGGTCGACTCGGCGGTGGACACCGTGTACGTGGGGGCGGGGTGCGCGGCGGTGCTCGCACTCCTCGTACTGGTGTTCCTGGCCCCCCGGTGGTTTCCGGTAATCGGGGCGGAGACCCCGGAGAACGGCGAGGTGGGAGGCCCGGAGGGCAGCGGAAAGGCCGAACTTGCCCCGCGCGAAAGCCCCCTGAACAGACCGGCCGAATAG
- a CDS encoding MOSC N-terminal beta barrel domain-containing protein has protein sequence MGHGAVVGLVCFPVKSMLGEEHERLVLDERGVAGDRLWALRYADGKLGSGKSTRRFRRTPGMLEYSAAYEDGGPVVTTPDGERLRPGDPRVPELFGAGVELVREGEVSHQDAGAVSLVGTASLRALGELLGDPEPVDVRRLRKNIVVETDEPWIEEGWVGREIAFDGGPRLRVVERVERCVMTTQAQRGLPADHRVLKTLTASRGMCIGVYADVVTPGTLALGAEVTVQ, from the coding sequence GTGGGGCATGGAGCCGTGGTGGGGCTGGTCTGTTTTCCGGTGAAGTCGATGCTGGGGGAGGAACACGAGCGGCTCGTCCTCGACGAGCGGGGCGTGGCCGGTGACCGGCTGTGGGCCCTGCGGTACGCGGACGGGAAGCTGGGGAGCGGGAAGAGCACCCGCAGGTTCCGGCGCACGCCGGGGATGCTGGAGTACTCCGCCGCGTACGAGGACGGCGGCCCCGTCGTCACCACCCCGGACGGCGAGAGGCTGCGGCCCGGCGATCCGCGGGTGCCCGAACTCTTCGGAGCCGGCGTGGAGTTGGTGCGCGAAGGCGAGGTGAGCCATCAGGACGCGGGCGCCGTCTCCCTGGTCGGCACCGCCTCGCTGCGCGCACTCGGCGAGCTGCTCGGCGACCCCGAGCCCGTCGACGTGCGCAGGCTGCGCAAGAACATCGTGGTCGAGACCGACGAACCCTGGATCGAGGAGGGCTGGGTCGGCCGGGAGATCGCCTTCGACGGCGGCCCGCGGCTGCGCGTCGTCGAGCGCGTCGAACGCTGCGTCATGACCACCCAGGCCCAGCGCGGCCTCCCGGCCGACCACCGCGTCCTCAAGACGCTGACCGCCTCGCGCGGCATGTGCATCGGCGTGTACGCGGACGTCGTGACGCCCGGCACGCTCGCGCTCGGGGCGGAGGTGACGGTCCAGTGA
- a CDS encoding ABC transporter ATP-binding protein, whose translation MTSAVTIPRHGGTGGRTAVAARARQVVKAYGSGETRVVALDEIDVDIARGQFTAIMGPSGSGKSTLMHCLAGLDTVSSGQIYLDETEITGLKDKKLTQLRRDRIGFIFQAFNLLPTLNAIENITLPMDIAGRKPDRGWLDQVVETVGLAGRLKHRPTELSGGQQQRVAVARALAARPEIIFGDEPTGNLDSRAGAEVLGFLRKSVTELGQTIVMVTHDPVAASYADRVLYLADGRIVDEMYSPTAESVLDRMKDFDARGRTS comes from the coding sequence GTGACATCGGCTGTAACCATTCCCAGGCACGGGGGCACTGGAGGGCGTACGGCCGTGGCGGCACGGGCGCGCCAGGTCGTGAAGGCGTACGGGTCCGGGGAGACCCGGGTCGTCGCGCTCGACGAGATCGACGTGGACATCGCCCGCGGGCAGTTCACCGCGATCATGGGTCCCTCCGGCTCCGGCAAGTCGACCCTGATGCACTGCCTCGCGGGCCTGGACACCGTGTCCTCCGGGCAGATCTACCTCGACGAGACCGAGATCACCGGCCTGAAGGACAAGAAGCTCACGCAGCTTCGCCGGGACCGGATCGGCTTCATCTTCCAGGCGTTCAACCTCCTGCCCACGCTCAACGCCATCGAGAACATCACGCTCCCGATGGACATCGCGGGCCGCAAGCCCGACCGCGGCTGGCTGGACCAGGTCGTGGAGACCGTCGGTCTCGCGGGCCGCCTCAAGCACCGCCCGACCGAGCTCTCCGGCGGCCAGCAGCAGCGCGTCGCCGTGGCCCGCGCCCTGGCCGCGCGCCCCGAGATCATCTTCGGTGACGAGCCGACCGGAAACCTCGACTCCCGTGCGGGTGCGGAGGTGTTGGGCTTCCTGCGCAAGTCGGTGACCGAGCTCGGGCAGACCATCGTGATGGTCACGCACGACCCGGTGGCCGCCTCGTACGCGGACCGGGTGCTGTATCTCGCGGACGGCCGGATCGTGGACGAGATGTACTCGCCCACCGCCGAGAGCGTCCTTGACCGCATGAAGGACTTCGACGCCCGGGGGCGTACGTCATGA
- a CDS encoding HNH endonuclease family protein encodes MLVVSGCTLEAEPGGSSGPDAKGGPAFAAVDTLTVKGRAPKTGYDRDRFGSPWADTDSNGCGTRDDILKRDLKDVKYSDGEECEVSSGALSPDPYTGKDVTFVRGRSQVDIDHLVALSDAWQKGAGTWKPSKRIAFANDPLNLLAVDAGPNRGKGDGDTATWLPPDKGYRCAYVARQVAVKKKYEVWVTGAERDAMKRVLSDCPREKLPAGGGPTAAPGRFHAR; translated from the coding sequence GTGCTCGTCGTCAGCGGTTGCACCCTGGAGGCGGAGCCCGGCGGCTCTTCGGGGCCCGACGCCAAGGGGGGACCCGCTTTCGCCGCCGTCGACACGCTCACCGTCAAGGGGCGCGCCCCCAAGACCGGTTACGACCGCGACCGCTTCGGCAGCCCCTGGGCCGACACGGACTCCAACGGCTGCGGAACCCGCGACGACATCCTCAAGCGCGACCTCAAGGACGTGAAGTACAGCGACGGCGAGGAATGTGAGGTGTCGTCCGGCGCGCTCTCGCCCGACCCGTACACCGGCAAGGACGTGACGTTCGTGCGCGGTCGCAGCCAGGTCGACATAGACCATCTCGTCGCCCTCTCGGACGCCTGGCAGAAGGGCGCGGGCACGTGGAAGCCGAGCAAGCGCATCGCCTTCGCCAACGACCCGCTCAACCTCCTCGCGGTCGACGCGGGCCCCAACCGCGGCAAGGGGGACGGCGACACGGCCACGTGGCTGCCGCCGGACAAGGGCTATCGGTGCGCCTACGTGGCGCGGCAGGTGGCGGTGAAGAAGAAGTACGAGGTGTGGGTGACGGGGGCCGAGCGGGACGCGATGAAGCGGGTCCTGTCGGACTGCCCGCGCGAGAAGCTGCCGGCCGGGGGCGGTCCGACGGCGGCGCCGGGGCGGTTCCACGCGCGCTGA
- a CDS encoding nuclear transport factor 2 family protein: MTVKPATEDATRAAVQAFLGFRLSGDSEGLTALFADEVDWMLAENPGVPWIRPRTTAAQCAAQSAELAAHTVPEKAGATVDTIVVEGTEAVLFGQLRGTVRATGKSFEGPFALRLTVEDGRVTRHHLYENSRSIADACTP; this comes from the coding sequence ATGACCGTCAAGCCCGCCACCGAAGACGCGACCCGCGCCGCCGTCCAGGCCTTCCTGGGGTTCCGGCTCAGCGGTGACAGCGAGGGCCTCACCGCCCTCTTCGCCGACGAGGTCGACTGGATGCTCGCCGAGAATCCGGGCGTGCCGTGGATCCGGCCGCGGACCACCGCCGCCCAGTGCGCCGCCCAGTCCGCCGAACTCGCCGCGCACACCGTGCCGGAGAAGGCCGGCGCCACCGTCGACACGATCGTGGTCGAGGGAACGGAAGCCGTGCTCTTCGGGCAGCTCCGGGGCACCGTGCGGGCGACCGGCAAGTCCTTCGAAGGCCCCTTCGCGCTGCGCCTGACGGTCGAGGACGGGCGGGTCACCCGGCACCACCTCTACGAGAACAGCCGCTCGATCGCCGACGCCTGCACCCCGTGA
- a CDS encoding DUF485 domain-containing protein yields MSYPHPPHVPPHNSTPASPSYPTYHSSPSSPTSPSSPSYPTYPWQPVAPPPPPPPPRLPRHPALGRHSDLRHLRSAYRWQRRVATLTALGYFTLFLILSAFAPSLMTDTVSGGLSTGLLLGLCQVPVTLLAIALYEFTARRRVDPLAERLRKLAELEANR; encoded by the coding sequence ATGTCCTACCCTCACCCACCCCACGTCCCACCCCACAACTCCACCCCCGCCTCCCCCTCGTATCCCACGTACCACTCCTCCCCCTCCTCGCCCACCTCCCCCTCCTCGCCCTCGTATCCCACGTACCCCTGGCAGCCCGTCGCGCCGCCGCCGCCCCCGCCACCCCCACGGCTCCCCCGCCACCCCGCACTCGGCCGCCACAGCGACCTGCGCCACCTGCGCAGCGCGTACCGCTGGCAGCGCCGCGTCGCCACCCTCACGGCGCTCGGCTACTTCACGCTCTTCCTGATCCTCTCCGCCTTCGCCCCGTCCCTGATGACGGACACGGTCTCCGGCGGACTCTCCACCGGCCTGCTGCTCGGCCTGTGCCAGGTGCCCGTCACCCTGCTCGCCATAGCGCTGTACGAGTTCACGGCCCGCCGCAGGGTCGACCCGCTGGCCGAACGGCTGCGCAAACT
- the mfd gene encoding transcription-repair coupling factor produces the protein MSLHGLLDAVVKDSALAEAVKAATDGNRMHVDLVGPPAARPFAVAALARETNRTVLAVTATGREAEDLAAALRTIIPPDGVVEYPSWETLPHERLSPRSDTVGRRLAVLRRLAHPRPDDPETGPVSVIVAPVRSVLQPQVKGLGDLEPVALRTGESVDLNDTVEALAAAAYSRVELVEKRGEFAVRGGILDVFPPTEEHPLRVEFWGDDVEEIRYFKVADQRSLEVAEHGLWAPPCRELLLTDDVRERAATLAEQHPELGELLGKIAEGIAVEGMESLAPVLVDDMELLLDVLPQDSMAVVCDPERVRTRAADLVATSQEFLQASWAATAGGGDAPIDVGAASLWGIADVRDHASDLGMMWWSVSPFAADEDLTATFAADAAGDTLKLGMHATETYRGDTAKALADTKGWLADGWRTVYVTEGHGPAARTVEVLGGEGIAARLDAELAELTPSLVHVTCGSIDYGFIDPALKLAVLTETDLSGQKAAGKDGQRMPARRRKTIDPLTLEAGDYIVHEQHGVGRYIEMVQRTVQGATREYLVVEYAPAKRGQPGDRLYIPTDQLEQITKYVGGEAPTLHRLGGADWTKTKARAKKAVKEIAADLIKLYSARMAAPGHAFAPDTPWQRELEDAFPYVETPDQLTTIAEVKDDMEKTVPMDRLICGDVGYGKTEIAVRAAFKAVQDGKQVAVLVPTTLLVQQHFGTFSERYSQFPVKVRALSRFQTETESKATLEGLRDGSVDIVIGTHRLFSSETKFKDLGLVIVDEEQRFGVEHKEQLKKLRANVDVLTMSATPIPRTLEMAVTGIREMSTITTPPEERHPVLTFVGPYEEKQIGAAIRRELLREGQVFYIHNRVESIDRAAARLRDIVPEARIATAHGQMSEQALEQVVVDFWEKKFDVLVSTTIVESGIDISNANTLIVERGDNFGLSQLHQLRGRVGRGRERGYSYFLYPPEKPLTETAHERLATIAQHTEMGAGMYVAMKDLEIRGAGNLLGGEQSGHIAGVGFDLYVRMVGEAVADYRASLEGGVEEEPPLEVKVELPVDAHVPHDYAPGERLRLAAYRSIASASSEQDVKAVREELTDRYGKLPEPVENLLLVAGLRMLARACSVGEIVLQGNNIRFAPVELRESQELRLKRLYPGTVIKANAQQLLVPRPKTAKVGGKPLVGRELLGWVGEFLTTIVGS, from the coding sequence ATGAGCCTGCACGGTCTGCTCGACGCTGTCGTCAAGGACTCCGCACTCGCCGAAGCGGTCAAGGCCGCGACCGACGGCAACCGCATGCACGTCGACCTGGTCGGCCCGCCCGCCGCCCGGCCCTTCGCGGTCGCCGCCCTCGCCCGTGAGACGAACCGCACCGTTCTCGCCGTGACGGCGACCGGCCGCGAGGCCGAGGACCTGGCGGCAGCCCTGCGCACGATCATCCCGCCGGACGGCGTCGTGGAGTACCCCTCCTGGGAGACGCTCCCGCACGAGCGCCTCTCCCCCCGCTCCGACACCGTCGGCCGCCGCCTCGCCGTCCTGCGCCGCCTTGCCCACCCGCGCCCCGACGACCCCGAGACGGGCCCCGTCTCCGTCATCGTCGCCCCCGTGCGCTCGGTGCTCCAGCCGCAGGTCAAGGGCCTGGGCGACCTGGAGCCCGTGGCCCTGCGCACCGGCGAGAGCGTGGACCTGAACGACACCGTTGAGGCCCTCGCGGCAGCCGCGTACTCCCGGGTGGAGCTGGTCGAGAAGCGTGGCGAGTTCGCCGTGCGCGGCGGCATCCTGGACGTCTTCCCGCCGACCGAGGAACACCCCCTCCGCGTCGAGTTCTGGGGCGACGACGTCGAGGAGATCCGTTACTTCAAGGTCGCCGACCAGCGCTCCCTCGAAGTCGCCGAGCACGGCCTGTGGGCCCCGCCCTGCCGCGAGCTGCTCCTCACCGACGACGTACGGGAACGTGCCGCCACCCTCGCCGAGCAGCACCCGGAGCTCGGCGAACTGCTCGGGAAGATCGCCGAGGGCATCGCCGTCGAGGGCATGGAGTCCCTCGCGCCGGTCCTGGTCGACGACATGGAGCTGCTGCTCGACGTACTGCCGCAGGACAGCATGGCCGTGGTCTGCGATCCCGAGCGCGTGCGGACCCGGGCCGCCGACCTGGTGGCGACCAGCCAGGAGTTCCTCCAGGCCAGCTGGGCGGCGACCGCCGGTGGCGGTGACGCTCCCATCGACGTGGGCGCGGCCTCCCTGTGGGGCATCGCGGACGTGCGCGACCACGCGAGCGACCTCGGCATGATGTGGTGGTCGGTCTCGCCGTTCGCCGCCGACGAAGATCTTACGGCGACATTTGCCGCTGACGCGGCGGGCGACACCCTCAAGCTCGGCATGCACGCCACCGAGACCTACCGCGGCGACACCGCGAAGGCCCTCGCCGACACCAAGGGCTGGCTCGCCGACGGCTGGCGCACCGTCTACGTGACCGAGGGCCACGGACCGGCCGCCCGCACCGTGGAGGTCCTGGGCGGCGAGGGCATCGCGGCCCGCCTCGACGCGGAGCTCGCCGAGCTCACGCCCTCCCTCGTGCACGTCACGTGCGGCTCGATCGACTACGGCTTCATCGACCCGGCGCTCAAGCTCGCCGTCCTCACCGAGACCGACCTCTCCGGCCAGAAGGCGGCCGGCAAGGACGGCCAGCGGATGCCCGCCCGCCGCCGCAAGACGATCGACCCGCTGACCCTGGAGGCCGGCGACTACATCGTCCACGAGCAGCACGGCGTCGGCCGCTACATCGAGATGGTGCAGCGCACCGTCCAGGGCGCCACCCGCGAGTACCTGGTCGTGGAGTACGCCCCCGCCAAGCGCGGCCAGCCCGGCGACCGCCTCTACATCCCCACCGACCAGCTGGAGCAGATCACCAAGTACGTCGGCGGCGAGGCCCCCACGCTGCACCGCCTGGGCGGCGCCGACTGGACGAAGACGAAGGCGCGCGCGAAGAAGGCGGTCAAGGAGATCGCCGCCGACCTCATCAAGCTGTACTCCGCCCGCATGGCGGCCCCCGGCCACGCCTTCGCCCCCGACACCCCCTGGCAGCGCGAGCTGGAGGACGCCTTCCCGTACGTGGAGACGCCCGACCAGCTGACCACCATCGCCGAGGTGAAGGACGACATGGAGAAGACGGTCCCGATGGACCGCCTGATCTGTGGCGACGTCGGCTACGGCAAGACGGAGATCGCGGTCCGCGCCGCCTTCAAGGCGGTCCAGGACGGCAAGCAGGTCGCGGTCCTGGTCCCGACGACGCTGCTCGTGCAGCAGCACTTCGGCACCTTCAGCGAGCGGTACTCCCAATTCCCCGTCAAGGTGCGGGCGTTGAGCCGCTTCCAGACGGAGACCGAGTCCAAGGCCACCCTGGAGGGCCTGCGTGACGGCTCGGTCGACATCGTCATCGGCACGCACCGCCTCTTCTCGTCCGAGACGAAGTTCAAGGACCTGGGCCTGGTCATCGTCGACGAGGAGCAGCGCTTCGGCGTCGAGCACAAGGAACAGCTGAAGAAGCTGCGGGCCAACGTCGACGTCCTGACCATGTCGGCCACCCCCATTCCCCGTACGCTCGAAATGGCCGTGACCGGCATCCGCGAGATGTCGACCATCACCACGCCCCCCGAGGAGCGCCACCCCGTCCTGACCTTCGTCGGCCCTTACGAGGAGAAGCAGATCGGCGCGGCCATCCGCCGCGAACTGCTCCGCGAGGGCCAGGTCTTCTACATCCACAACCGCGTCGAGTCCATCGACCGCGCGGCGGCCCGGCTGCGGGACATCGTCCCCGAGGCCCGCATCGCCACCGCGCACGGCCAGATGTCCGAACAGGCCCTGGAACAAGTGGTGGTGGACTTCTGGGAGAAGAAGTTCGACGTGCTCGTCTCGACGACGATCGTCGAGTCGGGCATCGACATCTCCAACGCCAACACCCTCATCGTCGAACGCGGCGACAACTTCGGCCTCTCCCAGCTCCACCAGTTGCGCGGCCGTGTCGGCCGTGGCCGTGAGCGCGGCTACTCCTACTTCCTCTACCCGCCGGAGAAGCCCCTCACGGAGACCGCCCACGAGCGCCTGGCGACCATCGCCCAGCACACGGAGATGGGCGCGGGCATGTACGTGGCGATGAAGGACCTGGAGATTCGCGGCGCGGGCAACCTCCTGGGCGGCGAACAGTCGGGTCACATCGCGGGCGTCGGTTTCGACCTCTACGTCCGCATGGTGGGCGAGGCGGTGGCCGACTACCGCGCGTCCCTGGAGGGCGGCGTGGAGGAGGAGCCGCCGCTGGAGGTCAAGGTCGAGCTGCCGGTCGACGCGCACGTCCCGCACGACTACGCCCCCGGGGAGCGGCTGCGCCTGGCGGCCTACCGCTCGATCGCGTCCGCGAGCAGCGAGCAGGACGTCAAGGCGGTGCGCGAGGAACTCACCGACCGCTACGGCAAGTTGCCCGAGCCCGTGGAGAACCTCCTGCTGGTGGCGGGCCTGCGCATGCTGGCCCGCGCGTGCTCGGTCGGCGAGATCGTGCTCCAGGGCAACAACATCCGGTTCGCCCCGGTGGAGCTGCGGGAGTCGCAGGAGCTGCGCCTCAAGCGGCTCTACCCCGGCACGGTCATCAAGGCCAACGCCCAGCAGCTGCTCGTGCCGCGCCCGAAGACGGCCAAGGTCGGCGGGAAGCCGTTGGTGGGGCGTGAACTCCTCGGCTGGGTCGGGGAGTTCCTGACGACGATCGTGGGGTCGTAG
- a CDS encoding FtsX-like permease family protein: MSVLKTSMRNFFAHKGRMALSAVAVVLSVAFVCGTLVFSDTMNTTFDKLFAATSADVTVTSKDAKDTGETGESGRPESIPASAVERAKKADGVKSAQGAVSSTAVTVVNSEKKNVGPTGGGPTIAGNWTDNDKRSMDITSGHAPRGPTEVMVDSDTADKHHLKIGDELRTIAVSGDHTARISGIATFKVTNPGAAIIYFDTATAQRELIGSTGKFTQVNVVAAAGVSDAVLKRNVTGAMGAEASAYKIRTQQETSDDGRKSVSGFLDVMKYAMLGFAGIAFLVGIFLIINTFSMLVAQRTREIGLMRAIGSSRKQVNRSVLVEALLLGVIGSVLGVGAGVGLAVGLMQLMSGMGMELSTQDLTVKWTTPVVGMVLGIVVTVLAAYLPARRAAKVSPMAALRDAGTPADGKASALRAVIGLVLTGAGVFGLYTASQADKASEGSLFLGGGVVLTLIGFVVIGPVLANGVVRVISVVILRMFGPVGRMAERNALRNPRRTGATGAALMIGLALVACLSVVGSSMVASATDELDKSVGADFIIQSDNGQAITPKAAKSLEKADHIAHITQYKDVKADLTAPNGKTAKKVGLSAADATYAEDLRSEPVAGKLADAYKPDSMSVGEDFAKDHGITVGDKVKLAFDHGRTGEMTVRAITSSDATIDGGAMYVNISTAAKYVPADRMPPNEIMFAKAEKGQQDAAYKSLKAAMADYPQYKVMDQTDFKQTLKDQVGQMLNMVYGLLGLAIIVAILGVVNTLALSVVERTREIGLMRAIGLSRRQLRRMIRLESVVIALFGALLGLGLGMGWGATAQKLLALEGLKVLEIPWPTIITVFIGSAFVGLFAALVPAFRAGRMNVLNAIATE, encoded by the coding sequence ATGAGCGTCCTCAAGACCTCGATGCGCAACTTCTTCGCGCACAAGGGCCGCATGGCGCTCTCCGCCGTGGCCGTGGTCCTGTCGGTGGCGTTCGTCTGCGGCACGCTCGTCTTCTCCGACACGATGAACACGACGTTCGACAAGCTCTTCGCCGCGACGTCAGCCGACGTCACCGTCACGTCCAAGGACGCGAAGGACACGGGGGAGACGGGGGAGAGCGGCCGGCCCGAGTCGATTCCCGCATCGGCAGTAGAGCGGGCGAAGAAGGCCGACGGGGTGAAGTCGGCGCAGGGCGCGGTCAGCAGCACCGCCGTCACCGTGGTCAACTCCGAGAAGAAGAACGTGGGTCCGACCGGCGGCGGCCCGACCATCGCCGGCAACTGGACGGACAACGACAAGCGCTCGATGGACATCACCTCCGGGCACGCCCCGCGCGGCCCCACCGAGGTGATGGTCGACTCCGACACCGCCGACAAGCACCACCTCAAGATCGGTGACGAGCTGCGCACGATCGCCGTCTCCGGCGACCACACCGCCAGGATCTCCGGCATAGCCACCTTCAAGGTGACCAACCCCGGCGCCGCGATCATCTACTTCGACACGGCGACCGCGCAGCGCGAACTCATCGGCTCCACCGGCAAGTTCACCCAGGTCAACGTGGTGGCCGCCGCCGGCGTCAGTGACGCGGTGCTCAAGCGGAACGTCACCGGGGCCATGGGCGCCGAGGCCTCCGCGTACAAGATCAGGACGCAGCAGGAGACCTCGGACGACGGCCGCAAGAGCGTCAGCGGCTTCCTCGACGTCATGAAGTACGCGATGCTCGGCTTCGCCGGGATCGCCTTCCTCGTCGGCATCTTCCTCATCATCAACACCTTCTCGATGCTGGTCGCCCAGCGCACCCGCGAGATCGGCCTGATGCGCGCCATCGGGTCGAGCCGCAAGCAGGTCAACCGCTCGGTGCTCGTCGAGGCGCTGCTGCTCGGCGTCATCGGCTCGGTCCTCGGCGTCGGCGCGGGCGTCGGTCTGGCCGTCGGTCTGATGCAGCTCATGTCCGGCATGGGCATGGAGCTGTCCACCCAGGACCTCACCGTCAAGTGGACGACGCCCGTGGTCGGCATGGTCCTCGGCATCGTCGTCACCGTCCTCGCCGCCTACCTCCCCGCCAGGCGAGCCGCCAAGGTCTCCCCGATGGCAGCCCTGCGTGACGCCGGGACACCGGCCGACGGCAAGGCGAGCGCCCTGCGCGCGGTCATCGGCCTGGTCCTCACCGGCGCCGGTGTCTTCGGCCTCTACACCGCCTCCCAGGCGGACAAGGCGAGCGAGGGATCGCTCTTCCTCGGCGGCGGCGTCGTCCTCACCCTGATCGGCTTCGTCGTCATCGGCCCGGTTCTCGCCAATGGCGTGGTCCGCGTCATCAGCGTCGTGATCCTGCGGATGTTCGGGCCCGTCGGGCGGATGGCCGAGCGCAACGCCCTGCGCAACCCGCGCCGCACCGGCGCTACAGGGGCGGCCCTGATGATCGGCCTCGCGCTGGTCGCCTGCCTGTCGGTGGTCGGCTCCTCGATGGTCGCCTCGGCCACGGACGAGCTCGACAAGTCGGTCGGCGCGGACTTCATCATCCAGTCCGACAACGGACAGGCGATCACCCCGAAGGCCGCGAAGTCCCTGGAGAAGGCCGACCACATCGCCCACATCACCCAGTACAAGGACGTCAAGGCGGACCTGACCGCCCCGAACGGCAAGACCGCGAAGAAGGTCGGCCTGAGCGCCGCCGACGCGACCTACGCCGAGGACCTGCGCAGCGAGCCCGTCGCCGGCAAGCTCGCCGACGCCTACAAGCCGGACTCGATGTCGGTCGGTGAGGACTTCGCCAAGGACCACGGCATCACCGTCGGCGACAAGGTGAAGCTCGCCTTCGACCACGGCAGGACCGGCGAGATGACGGTCCGGGCCATCACGTCGAGCGACGCCACGATCGACGGGGGCGCGATGTACGTGAACATCTCGACCGCCGCGAAGTACGTGCCCGCCGACCGGATGCCGCCGAACGAGATCATGTTCGCCAAGGCGGAGAAGGGCCAGCAGGACGCGGCGTACAAGTCGCTGAAGGCGGCCATGGCCGACTACCCGCAGTACAAGGTCATGGACCAGACCGACTTCAAGCAGACGCTGAAGGACCAGGTCGGCCAGATGCTGAACATGGTCTACGGGCTGCTCGGCCTCGCGATCATCGTCGCGATCCTGGGCGTGGTGAACACCCTCGCCCTGTCGGTGGTCGAGCGGACCCGTGAGATCGGCCTGATGCGGGCGATCGGCCTCTCGCGCCGCCAGCTGCGCCGCATGATCCGCCTGGAGTCGGTGGTCATCGCCCTCTTCGGCGCCCTGCTCGGCCTCGGCCTCGGCATGGGCTGGGGTGCGACGGCCCAGAAGCTGCTCGCCCTGGAGGGCCTGAAGGTCCTGGAGATCCCCTGGCCGACGATCATCACCGTCTTCATCGGCTCGGCCTTCGTGGGCCTGTTCGCGGCGCTGGTCCCCGCCTTCAGGGCGGGCCGGATGAACGTCCTGAACGCCATCGCCACGGAGTAG